Proteins from a genomic interval of Haliaeetus albicilla chromosome 13, bHalAlb1.1, whole genome shotgun sequence:
- the GNRH1 gene encoding progonadoliberin-1, whose translation MEKSRKIFVSVLLFVMSVEICLAQHWSYGLQPGGKRNAENLVESFQEIANEMEKLGEVQKTECPGSYQHSRFSDLKEAMESLIEGERRN comes from the exons ATGGAGAAGTCCAGGAAGATCTTTGTCAGTGTCCTCCTGTTTGTCATGTCTGTGGAAATCTGCCTGGCTCAACACTGGTCTTACGGCCTGCAaccaggaggaaaaaggaacGCTGAAAACCTGGTAGAATCATTTCAAGAG ATtgcaaatgaaatggaaaaattaggAGAAGTGCAGAAGACTGAATGCCCAGGCTCGTATCAGCATTCCAGGTTCAGTGATCTGAAGGAAGCCATG GAAAGTCTGAtcgaaggagaaaggagaaactaG